One window of Trifolium pratense cultivar HEN17-A07 linkage group LG5, ARS_RC_1.1, whole genome shotgun sequence genomic DNA carries:
- the LOC123886156 gene encoding uncharacterized protein LOC123886156, with protein MDQQEQINAALREDVDSIKTTMGKLLELFQNLATKESTAQPPRSTEWPELGLPKGYTPLVEESDPTQTPVIIPATIGDPTPQGVLMGQKGSSQPRHATNEVVGYMPKQSTTVNAHIDIEPAQIYRAFEERLKVVEGFSAYGVDAMDMCLVPDVVIPPKFKVPDFEKYKGVHCPRNHLKMFYRKMAAHATDEKLMIHVFQDSLSGASLDWYMLLERTQIQTWKDLADAFLKQYKYNLDMAPNRMQLQNLIQKSGESFKEYAQRWRELAARVQPPLIEKELVDTFMSTLQGPYYEKMIGSMSSSFADMVMIGERVEEGLKSGKIKSASNGQDGAKKFSSNDDKKKEGEANAVVVGSSQMPLTQMPYFQYPYVAAVANGQYPQQAGYIPLPQQPLVIPQQNHHQQQNGYPRKYQDGPKSNHKRRHTHFDHVPIPYGQILPYLIQKGMVELKPLPPVAPPYPPGFNENARCDYHDGALGHNIENCRGFKHKVQELIDRKLLSFKEESDS; from the coding sequence ATGGACCAACAAGAGCAGATTAATGCGGCATTAAGAGAGGATGTTGACTCTATAAAAACAACAATGGGTAAGCTCCTCGAGCTGTTCCAAAATTTGGCCACCAAGGAAAGTACCGCTCAACCGCCAAGGAGTACGGAATGGCCTGAACTCGGCCTTCCTAAGGGCTATACTCCTCTAGTAGAAGAAAGTGACCCAACTCAGACTCCTGTCATAATACCAGCCACAATTGGAGACCCTACTCCCCAAGGGGTTTTAATGGGCCAAAAAGGAAGTAGTCAACCTCGTCATGCAACCAATGAAGTGGTAGGTTATATGCCAAAACAATCAACAACTGTCAATGCTCACATTGATATTGAACCTGCTCAAATATACCGGGCTTTTGAAGAAAGACTAAAGGTTGTAGAAGGTTTCAGTGCTTATGGGGTCGATGCTATGGACATGTGCTTAGTTCCAGATGTGGTCATCCCTCCAAAATTCAAAGTACCTGACTTTGAGAAGTACAAGGGTGTCCATTGCCCAAGGAATCACTTGAAGATGTTTTACAGGAAGATGGCTGCGCACGCCACTGATGAGAAGCTTATGATCCATGTGTTCCAAGACAGTCTAAGTGGAGCATCATTGGATTGGTATATGCTATTGGAGAGGACCCAAATCCAGACATGGAAGGATCTTGCTGATGCTTTCCTAAAGCAATACAAGTATAACTTGGACATGGCTCCCAATCGCATGCAACTTCAAAATCTCATTCAGAAGAGCGGTGAATCTTTCAAAGAATATGCTCAAAGGTGGAGAGAATTGGCTGCTCGTGTGCAACCACCGTTGATAGAAAAAGAATTGGTTGACACTTTTATGAGTACGTTGCAGGGTCCATACTACGAGAAGATGATAGGGAGTATGTCATCTAGCTTTGCCGACATGGTTATGATTGGAGAACGAGTGGAAGAGGGGTTGAAGAGCGGTAAAATAAAAAGTGCCTCCAATGGTCAGGATGGGGCAAAGAAGTTCTCCAGCAACGACGATAAGAAGAAAGAGGGAGAAGCTAATGCTGTGGTGGTAGGATCATCACAAATGCCTTTGACTCAAATGCCATACTTCCAATACCCGTATGTGGCGGCTGTAGCCAATGGGCAGTACCCGCAACAAGCAGGCTATATACCTCTGCCTCAGCAACCATTAGTGATACCTCAGCAGAATCATCATCAGCAACAAAATGGGTACCCTCGGAAGTACCAAGATGGGCCTAAAAGTAACCATAAGAGGAGACACACACACTTTGATCATGTACCCATACCGTATGGTCAAATACTGCCGTACTTAATCCAGAAAGGGATGGTCGAACTAAAACCTCTTCCCCCCGTGGCACCACCTTACCCACCTGGTTTCAATGAGAATGCTAGATGTGACTATCACGATGGGGCACTCGGACACAACATTGAGAATTGTAGGGGTTTTAAACATAAGGTTCAGGAGCTTATCGACCGCAAATTGCTTTCATTCAAAGAGGAATCTGATTCGTAA